TGCGAGACCAGAAAGCGACGACCGTCAAGGGTCTTGTGGATGGCTTTTCGACGCACCTGAAAAGTCCCCAGCTTTAAACCGCACACCTTACGCATCGGTGCATCGTGATTGCCGGGAATATAGATAATCTCACAACCCTCTTTCGCCATCTGCCAGAACTGGCCGATCAGTAGTTGTTGATCCTGCGGTAGAACCGCTTTACGACGCATGGCGGCGAGATCGATGATATCGCCCACAAGGTAGAGCTTTTTCGGCGCGAGTTGGGTCAGGGCTTCGCTTAGGAGTTTAGCCTGACAATCCGGGGTGCCCAGGTGAATATCGGAGATAAACATGGTGTGGATAGGCTGCATTTCAGGGTCCATCAATCCGTTTTGGGCAGTATGCTGGGTGAACATGACAATCTGCTTTACGAAAGGTGAACAGATGATTACAAGGCAGAGCCAGACGACTAGAATAGGAGCTATGACCACCCCTTCGACACATTGGCAACAACGACTGCATCAGTTGGACCAACAGCTCCTGGCCAGCGCCGAACTCTGGCGGCCGCAGCCGTTTAAACAGAGCCGGCCGGCGTGGTGTGAGGATCATCCGGCACTGGCAGCCGCGCTACTGGATCTGGATGATCTGCAATTACAACGATTGAACCATCATCCGGATGAACTGGTGACGTGGATTGGTCGCTATCTGCCGCAGATCAGGCATATAGAGGCGCTTTGTTACTTAGCCAAACGCACGCCCCTGGCGTATTCATCACCGGCAAACCGTTTCTTTGATGGCATGCCTGGCCGTAAGCGTGCCCAGATAGAAGCTTTTGCCTCCCATGTCGGCGCTGCCACTTCGCCGATACTGGAATGGTGTGGTGGTAAAGGATATCTGGGGCGTTTGCTCGGCATGCATGGTGACCAACCGGTGACCACGCTGGAGTTAAACCCCGAGCTCTGTCGGGCCGGGGAGCAACAGGCAAAGCGTTTTGGTCGTTATCAATCTTTCCAGGAGGTCGATCTGTTACAGCCGGGTCTGGAGCTGAATGTGACTGGCCATCACGGCGTTGCCCTGCATGCCTGCGGTGAGTTACACCGGTCACTGCAACATCGTGCGGTGACCCACGGGATGGCTGCGCTGGATATTGTACCTTGCTGTTATGCCTTTGGTGTGGAACAGCAATATCAGCCCCGAACGGCAGGTCTGTCGCTGCAACTCAGTCGGGATGATCTGCGGCTGGCGGTGACTGAAACGGTTACCGCAGGACAGGCTGAAGTCTCCCGTCGAGATCGGGAGATGGCCTGGAAGCTCGGCTTTGTTGAACTGCGTAACCGGGTTATTGGAAATCCGGCCTATCGCACGATGAAACCGGTACAAAAACAGTGGCTGAAACTGACATTTAGTCAGTTCTGCCAACAGCTGGCAGATCGGGAATCGATGCCTCTCCCCACGAATACTGACTGGGCTGAAATCGAAGCATTAGGCTGGCAACGGTTTAATGAGGTGATGCGCTTGTCGCTGGTCAGAAACTGTTTTCGCCGACCGATTGAACTCTGGCTTATTCTGGACCTGGCCGCTGATCTCGAAGCCCACGATTACCAAATTGAGCTGGGCACCTTTTGTGATCGTTCGGTTACCCCACGTAATATTATGCTGTCAGCCCGAAAACAAGATGGTAGCGGGGTAAGCAACCGTGCTAACTGATCAACAGCTGATCGCCAGGGTCAAAGCCTGTGATCTCTGTTTACCGCACCTGCCCGACGGCGTCAGACCGGTGATTCAGTTTGATCCTCAAGCCAGAATATTGATCGCCGC
The genomic region above belongs to Amphritea japonica ATCC BAA-1530 and contains:
- a CDS encoding methyltransferase — encoded protein: MITRQSQTTRIGAMTTPSTHWQQRLHQLDQQLLASAELWRPQPFKQSRPAWCEDHPALAAALLDLDDLQLQRLNHHPDELVTWIGRYLPQIRHIEALCYLAKRTPLAYSSPANRFFDGMPGRKRAQIEAFASHVGAATSPILEWCGGKGYLGRLLGMHGDQPVTTLELNPELCRAGEQQAKRFGRYQSFQEVDLLQPGLELNVTGHHGVALHACGELHRSLQHRAVTHGMAALDIVPCCYAFGVEQQYQPRTAGLSLQLSRDDLRLAVTETVTAGQAEVSRRDREMAWKLGFVELRNRVIGNPAYRTMKPVQKQWLKLTFSQFCQQLADRESMPLPTNTDWAEIEALGWQRFNEVMRLSLVRNCFRRPIELWLILDLAADLEAHDYQIELGTFCDRSVTPRNIMLSARKQDGSGVSNRAN